One window from the genome of Poecilia reticulata strain Guanapo linkage group LG9, Guppy_female_1.0+MT, whole genome shotgun sequence encodes:
- the LOC103470103 gene encoding gamma-glutamyl hydrolase isoform X2: MPANLKQERLNDRPVIGVLTQMVSDDVMKPFGATYIPDSYVNYIASGGSRVVPIRLTLSTAEYESIFKKINGLFFIGGAVDLKTSDFARVAKIFYKLALTANDAGDFFPIWGTCLGMQLLTVLVAEENLLSATPARNVALPLNLTTEAHSSRMFQGFSKELIKALTEEPLTGNFHKYGLTVQTFQENEKLSGFFSLLSTNVAENGAQFVSTIEGKRYPFYGVQWHPEVNRFQWNRNLSFPHSSHAIQVSSQLAEFFINEGRKSFHHFDSPEEEDASLIYKFTPVYTSNFTAYEQVYFF, encoded by the exons ATGCCTGCTAATCTCAAACAGGAGAGGCTGAATGATAGACCAGTGATTG GTGTTTTGACTCAGATGGTCTCAGATGATGTCATGAAACCTTTTGGAGCGACATACATACCCGACTCTTACGTCAACTACATCGCGTCGGGGGGAAGCAGGGTGGTGCCGATCAG attgaCTCTTTCTACTGCAGAGTATGAAAGCATCTTCAAGAAGATAAATGG CCTGTTTTTCATCGGTGGAGCCGTGGATTTGAAGACCTCAGACTTTGCCAGGGTGGCGAAGATTTTTTATAAACTCGCTCTGACG GCCAACGATGCAGGGGATTTCTTCCCCATCTGGGGAACCTGTCTGGGCATGCAGCTGCTCACTGTGCTGGTGGCCGAAGAGAATCTGCTCTCAGCAACTCCGGCTAGAAATGTGGCTTTGCCCCTCAACTTAACCACAG AGGCCCACTCCAGCAGGATGTTCCAAGGTTTTTCTAAAGAGCTAATAAAAGCTTTGACAGAAGAACCTCTGACTGGCAATTTTCACAAATATGGCCTGACAGTACAG ACTTTCCAGGAAAACGAGAAGCTGAGCGGTTTCTTCTCCCTGCTGTCGACAAACGTCGCCGAAAATGGAGCTCAGTTTGTCTCCACCATTGAAG GTAAAAGGTATCCGTTCTACGGAGTGCAGTGGCATCCCGAGGTGAACCGCTTTCAGTGGAACAGAAATCTTAGCTTCCCTCACTCCAGTCATGCCATTCAGGTGTCGTCGCAGCTAGCTGAGTTTTTTATCAATGAAG GACGGAAGAGTTTCCATCATTTTGACTCTCCTGAGGAGGAAGACGCTTCATTGATCTACAAGTTCACTCCTGTCTACACTTCAAACTTTACTGCCTATGAGCAGGTCTATTTCTTCTAG
- the LOC103470103 gene encoding gamma-glutamyl hydrolase isoform X1, with protein MPSRRFFICFFLFFICLICCHEAMPANLKQERLNDRPVIGVLTQMVSDDVMKPFGATYIPDSYVNYIASGGSRVVPIRLTLSTAEYESIFKKINGLFFIGGAVDLKTSDFARVAKIFYKLALTANDAGDFFPIWGTCLGMQLLTVLVAEENLLSATPARNVALPLNLTTEAHSSRMFQGFSKELIKALTEEPLTGNFHKYGLTVQTFQENEKLSGFFSLLSTNVAENGAQFVSTIEGKRYPFYGVQWHPEVNRFQWNRNLSFPHSSHAIQVSSQLAEFFINEGRKSFHHFDSPEEEDASLIYKFTPVYTSNFTAYEQVYFF; from the exons ATGCCCAGCCGAAGATTTTTTATCtgcttcttcctgtttttcattTGCCTCATCTGTTGCCATGAAGCCATGCCTGCTAATCTCAAACAGGAGAGGCTGAATGATAGACCAGTGATTG GTGTTTTGACTCAGATGGTCTCAGATGATGTCATGAAACCTTTTGGAGCGACATACATACCCGACTCTTACGTCAACTACATCGCGTCGGGGGGAAGCAGGGTGGTGCCGATCAG attgaCTCTTTCTACTGCAGAGTATGAAAGCATCTTCAAGAAGATAAATGG CCTGTTTTTCATCGGTGGAGCCGTGGATTTGAAGACCTCAGACTTTGCCAGGGTGGCGAAGATTTTTTATAAACTCGCTCTGACG GCCAACGATGCAGGGGATTTCTTCCCCATCTGGGGAACCTGTCTGGGCATGCAGCTGCTCACTGTGCTGGTGGCCGAAGAGAATCTGCTCTCAGCAACTCCGGCTAGAAATGTGGCTTTGCCCCTCAACTTAACCACAG AGGCCCACTCCAGCAGGATGTTCCAAGGTTTTTCTAAAGAGCTAATAAAAGCTTTGACAGAAGAACCTCTGACTGGCAATTTTCACAAATATGGCCTGACAGTACAG ACTTTCCAGGAAAACGAGAAGCTGAGCGGTTTCTTCTCCCTGCTGTCGACAAACGTCGCCGAAAATGGAGCTCAGTTTGTCTCCACCATTGAAG GTAAAAGGTATCCGTTCTACGGAGTGCAGTGGCATCCCGAGGTGAACCGCTTTCAGTGGAACAGAAATCTTAGCTTCCCTCACTCCAGTCATGCCATTCAGGTGTCGTCGCAGCTAGCTGAGTTTTTTATCAATGAAG GACGGAAGAGTTTCCATCATTTTGACTCTCCTGAGGAGGAAGACGCTTCATTGATCTACAAGTTCACTCCTGTCTACACTTCAAACTTTACTGCCTATGAGCAGGTCTATTTCTTCTAG